The sequence below is a genomic window from Streptomyces sp. V1I1.
TCATCCAGCCTGCGCGCCGGGCATCCGGCTGCGAACATGGTGTCAGCAGGGATGAGTGCGGACCTCGAACAAGCAGTGGCGGCCGGAGCGACACATGTGCGCGTCGGCACTGCGGTACTCGGAGTCCGACCCCGGCTCGGGTAACGTCGCGAAGCAAGTCGGACCACAGCAGAAAATATGGTCATTCCCGTCACAATGCGGGCAGACCGAGTGGATCGCGGGCACTTGGTGACGAATGCCGATCCACCACAGAGCGGAGGACTCAGAGAATGGCCGGCGCGATGCGCAAGATGGCGGTCTACCTCGGCCTCGTGGAGGACGATGGATATGACGGCCGGGGTTTCGATCCCGATGACGATTTCGAACCCGAGCCGGAGCCGGAGCGGGATCACCGGCGACACCAGCCCCCGCACCAGGTGGAGCGGGAAGAACCGGTGCGGGTGGTGCAGCCGCCCGCGCAGCGCGAGCCGCTTCCGCTTCCCGCTGAAAGTGGACGTCCGGCGCGAATCGCCCCCGTGGCATCCATCACACCTGAACGTCCGAGCCTGGAGAAGAACGCACCGGTGATCATGCCCAAGGTCGTGTCCGAGCGGGAGCCTTACCGCATCACCACACTGCACCCGCGGACCTACAACGAGGCCCGTACCATCGGGGAACACTTCCGCGAGGGCACCCCGGTGATCATGAACCTCACGGAGATGGATGACACCGATGCGAAGCGACTTGTCGACTTTGCCGCGGGCCTGGTATTCGGTTTGCATGGCAGCATTGAGCGGGTGACGCAGAAGGTGTTCCTGTTGTCGCCTGCTAACGTCGATGTCACGGCGGAGGACAAGGCCCGCATCGCAGAGGGCGGGTTCTTCAACCAGAGCTGAGAAAACGAGACCGGAACGACCCCGGCCGAGAGGCCGGTGACACGAGAGCCAGGGGAGAGGGAAGCGCGGGATGGGCGTCGCTTTGGATGTGGTCTACATCGCGCTGATGTGCTTCCTGGTCGTGTTGATCTTCCGGCTGGTCATGGACTACGTCTTCCAGTTCGCCCGCTCATGGCAACCTGGCAAGCCGATGGTGGTCGTTCTGGAGGCCACCTACACTGTCACCGATCCACCGCTCAAGCTTCTGCGGCGGTTCATTCCGCCGCTGCGTCTCGGGGGCGTGGCACTCGACCTGTCCTTCTTCGTTCTGATGATCATCGTCTACATCCTGATCTCTGTCGTGAACAGCGTGGGGAACTGATGTGAGCGATACGGTCTTGCCGACTGCCGACGACTACGTAGAGGTGAAGAAGAGATGCCGCTGACCCCCGAGGACGTGCGGAACAAGCAGTTCACGACCGTCCGCCTCCGAGAAGGCTATGACGAGGACGAGGTCGATGCCTTCCTCGACGAGGTCGAGTCCGAACTGACCCGCCTGCTCCGCGAGAACGAGGACCTGCGCGCCAAGTTGGCCGCGGCGACCCGTGCGGCCGCGCAGAACCAGCAGCAGCAGGGCATGCGCAAGCCGCCGGAGCAGCAGGACGGCCGTGGTCCGGGGGCGCCGGTGCCCGCCGCCATATCCGGACCGCCGGTCCAGCAGCAGCCCCCGCAGATGGGTCCGCCCCAGCTGCCCGGTGGTGCTCCGCAGCTGCCCGCCGGTCCCAGCCACGGCGGCCCGCAGGGCCCGCACGGCCCCGGCCCGATGCAGGGCGGTCCCATGGGTGGCCCGATGGGCGGCCCCATGGGCGGTCACGGTCCGCAGATGCCGCAGCCCGGTCAGGGCCCCGGCGGCGACAGTGCCGCGCGGGTGCTCTCGCTGGCGCAGCAGACCGCCGACCAGGCGATCGCGGAGGCCCGTTCCGAGGCCAACAAGATCGTCGGCGAGGCGCGCAGCCGCGCCGAGGGCCTCGAGCGCGATGCCCGCGCCAAGGCGGACGCTCTTGAGCGGGACGCCCAGGAGAAGCACCGCGTCGCGATGGGCTCGCTGGAGTCCGCGCGTGCCACGCTGGAGCGCAAGGTCGAGGACCTGCGAGGCTTCGAGCGCGAGTACCGCACCCGGCTCAAGTCGTACCTGGAGAGCCAGCTGCGTCAGCTGGAGACCCAGGCGGACGACTCGCTGGCCCCGCCGCGCAGCCCGTCCGCTCCTTCGTTGCCGTCGGCCCCGTCGATGGCTCCGGCCGGTGCGGGTGCGATGGGTCACACCATGGGCGGCAACCAGTCGATGGGACAGCCGATGGGTGGTAACCCGTCCATGGGCGGCGCCCCGTCGTACGGCGGTCAGCAGCAGATGTCCCCGGCGATGACCCAGCCGATGGCACCGGTGCGGCCGCAGGCTCCGCAGCCGATGCAGCAGGCGCCGTCGCCGATGCGCGGGTTTCTGATCGACGAGGACGACAACTGACGGCGGGTCGCGCGTATCGCGCGTAGCCGTCGGCAGGCTGAGGGCCGGGCCCGGGACTGATGTCCTGGGCCCGGCCCTTTTGTGGGGTACGGGGGTCGCCTGCGGCGGGCTTGGGGGAAAGCAAAGGGCCCGGGCTGTTGCCCGGGCCCCTTTGTTGCTGATTTGTTACTGCTTGCGCAGACGGAACGTCAGCGACAGGCCCTCGTCCGTGAACGGCGCACCGAAGCTGTCGTCCGCCGCGTCCGGGGTGAACGTCGTGGCCAGCACCTCGTCGGCGATCAACCCGGCGTGCTCCGTCAGCGCCTCGACGGTGGACGGGTCCGTGGAGGACCAGCTCACCGCGATGCGGTCCGCGACGTCCAGGCCGCTGTTCT
It includes:
- a CDS encoding YggT family protein, giving the protein MGVALDVVYIALMCFLVVLIFRLVMDYVFQFARSWQPGKPMVVVLEATYTVTDPPLKLLRRFIPPLRLGGVALDLSFFVLMIIVYILISVVNSVGN
- a CDS encoding cell division protein SepF; this encodes MAGAMRKMAVYLGLVEDDGYDGRGFDPDDDFEPEPEPERDHRRHQPPHQVEREEPVRVVQPPAQREPLPLPAESGRPARIAPVASITPERPSLEKNAPVIMPKVVSEREPYRITTLHPRTYNEARTIGEHFREGTPVIMNLTEMDDTDAKRLVDFAAGLVFGLHGSIERVTQKVFLLSPANVDVTAEDKARIAEGGFFNQS
- a CDS encoding DivIVA domain-containing protein — translated: MPLTPEDVRNKQFTTVRLREGYDEDEVDAFLDEVESELTRLLRENEDLRAKLAAATRAAAQNQQQQGMRKPPEQQDGRGPGAPVPAAISGPPVQQQPPQMGPPQLPGGAPQLPAGPSHGGPQGPHGPGPMQGGPMGGPMGGPMGGHGPQMPQPGQGPGGDSAARVLSLAQQTADQAIAEARSEANKIVGEARSRAEGLERDARAKADALERDAQEKHRVAMGSLESARATLERKVEDLRGFEREYRTRLKSYLESQLRQLETQADDSLAPPRSPSAPSLPSAPSMAPAGAGAMGHTMGGNQSMGQPMGGNPSMGGAPSYGGQQQMSPAMTQPMAPVRPQAPQPMQQAPSPMRGFLIDEDDN